The following coding sequences are from one Euwallacea similis isolate ESF13 chromosome 27, ESF131.1, whole genome shotgun sequence window:
- the LOC136417250 gene encoding protein DENND6B: MTDGPNNETNTEIATENSWEGFTNWLHCICVVTFDLELGQALEVKYPKHIHLTEQETSNICYSAFPDSNSGCMGDTKFVVRLPCKTKRVLKPEHANYNNKCPPSLKIDEGYMWGYVYFRQVRDINLPRGYFQKSVVLLSYLPFNNLFTEICSYIAPEYFDHGNKCLEGVCHNIEKWPPPTSATNIALPVLGHVFQTCIPVNSIRGYEITGDNRVLTQVEDFNIFELFKPVLSHIHLLWELVITSEPIVVMASSPTNCSSMVLALTRLISPLQFCGDYRPYFTIHDSEFKQYKQYTSKERFQRFPPPAILGVTNPFFTKTFQHWPHTIILNDDIGQNSKYKLRKPAVTKISENSSGIYSSYKTFLQKDKNIIKKLMSGVNSNRPDEAQSALLRKHLVELTHSFMYPLERYIASLMPLQKDVSAFKAAPIPSPFNPEHFFATLDTGGPQLTLNKTNIKGDWIGLYRKFFRSRNFNSWYNTRHRELSQKLQALHTEALSKADLKNWVQDRPEVEVVDMVLRLKNKLGECENNIPVSETVKRQLNQRIEDVITSLPEDLKNILKIS, encoded by the exons ATGACAGATGGGCCAAACAACGAAACTAACACCGAAATAGCAACTGAAAACTCCTGGGAAGGATTTACTAACTGGCTGCATTGTATTTGTGTGGTAACGTTTGATTTGGAATTGGGACAAGCACTAGAG GTCAAGTATCCCAAACACATACATTTAACAGAACAAGAAACATCAAATATATGTTACTCAGCTTTTCCAGACTCAAACTCAGGATGTATGGGAGATACAAAGTTTGTTGTAAGGCTCCCATGTAAAACTAAAAGAGTTTTAAAACCTGAACATGccaattataataataaatgtccACCCTCCTTGAAAATAGATGAGGGCTACATGTGGGGCTATGTTTATTTCAGACAAGTCAGAGATATCAATTTGCCTAGAGGCTACTTTCAAAAG AGTGTTGTACTTCTATCATATCTTccattcaataatttattcacTGAAATATGTAGTTATATTGCACCTGAATATTTTGATCatggaaataaatgtttagaGGGAGTTTGTCATAACATAGAAAAGTGGCCACCTCCCACTTCTGCAACAAATATTGCATTGCCTGTATTAGGACATGTATTTCAG ACTTGCATACCAGTAAACTCTATTCGAGGATATGAAATAACAGGAGATAACAGAGTTTTAACACAAGTGGAagactttaacatttttgagctTTTCAAACCTGTATTATCacatattcatttattatggGAATTAGTAATAACATCAGAACCAATTGTTGTTATGGCTTCATCACCCACTAATTGTTCTTCTATGGTTTTAGCATTAACTag GTTAATTTCTCCACTTCAATTTTGTGGGGATTATCGACCTTACTTTACAATACATGACAGTGAATTTAAGCAATATAAGCAATACACTAGCAAAGAAAGATTTCAACGTTTTCCTCCACCTGCAATATTAGGAGTTACTAATCCATTTTTCACCAAAACATTCCAACATTGGCCTCACACTATAATATTAAATGATGATATTG gtcaaaattcaaaatacaaattaagGAAACCAGCTGTAACAAAGATATCAGAAAATTCATCAGGCATTTACAGCTcgtataaaacttttttacaaaaagacaaaaatatcattaagAAATTAATGTCAGGAGTAAACTCAAATAGACCTGATGAAGCTCAATCTGCATTACTTAGAAAGCATTTAGTAGAACTTACTCATAGTTTTATGTATCCTCTAGAGAGGTATATAGCCAGTCTGATGCCATTGCAGAAAGATGTGTCTGCTTTTAAG GCTGCTCCGATTCCAAGCCCATTTAACCCAGAACACTTCTTTGCAACTCTAGATACGGGAGGACCTCagttaactttaaataaaaccaataTAAAAGGAGATTGGATAGGTCTTTACAGGAAGTTTTTTAGAtctcgaaattttaattcttggtACAATACGCGACATAGAGAACTCTCACAGAAATTGCAAGCCCTTCACACTGAAGCCCTTTCAAAAGCt GATCTTAAAAATTGGGTGCAAGATAGGCCGGAAGTTGAAGTAGTGGATATGGTGCTgaggttaaaaaataaattaggtgaatgtgaaaataatattccagTTAGTGAAACGGTCAAGAGACAATTAAATCAAAGAATTGAAGATGTCATAACATCACTCCCAGAAGACttgaaaaacatattaaaaatttcatga
- the Ada3 gene encoding transcriptional adapter 3 isoform X2 encodes MISSKRSSFSSSKSSKHNGKLKEILSSSSSHSKSGEPKIADIKDFTHLPYIKQVDNATLLPKYTSVLLRSAEEGVAMDDLDQLQQELERLLSTNALRIKFFVGEYSHGDQKDSHDKKGHDKVSLKRKRPDDKSMKFKDSKSGLRLVKRDAFKSFSEKSYKEIPKITLPRNDNSDKFWASIEPYCAPVNKDDVAFLDTLIQEFSKEIEINIPELGQHYSSSWSDDILNDEQSLSKTGGKRPSDFKKNGLQSMVDSFGSPYTQRLLSLTERVLKTSNPNGGNGGKNNKIKHFVKLKQFGSKVGACLDKRLLNELVKQGILTNDDINRNVPEDEILTEIKKCQQELVTVNEYNLEELMKLRTDVMNDIHCNQLKDDLDKVDKEMLDLYNNIIVARMQDEGKDYGKGIPDKTIKEFESKANALLRQQHVLNREINSMTDMSMLY; translated from the exons ATGATTAGCTCGAAACGTTCATCGTTTTCTTCTTCTAAAAGTAGTAAACACAATGGAAagttgaaagaaattttatccTCATCTTCATCACATTCAAAGTCTGGGGAACCTAAAATTGCAGATATCAAGGATTTCACCCACTTGCCATATATTAAACAAGTGGACAATGCCACCTTATTGCCCAAATATACCTCAG tactCTTGCGTAGTGCTGAGGAAGGAGTTGCAATGGATGATCTAGATCAACTGCAGCAAGAACTTGAAAGGTTATTGTCAACAAATGCTCTTaggataaaattttttgtgggGGAATATTCACATGGGGACCAAAAAGACTCACATGACAAAAAAGGACATGATAAG GTATCATTAAAGAGGAAAAGACCTGATGACAAGTCcatgaaattcaaagattcCAAAAGTGGCTTGCGACTAGTGAAACGCGATGCATTTAAGTCTTTTAGTGAAAAGTCCTATAAAGAAATACCTAAGATTACTCTCCCTAGAAATGACAACTCTGATAAATTTTGGGCTTCAATTGAACCATATTGTGCACCAGTTAACAAAGATGATGTTGCA TTTTTGGATACACTTATACAAGAATTTTCCAAGGAGATTGAGATAAATATACCAGAGCTAGGACAACACTACTCCAGTTCATGGTCTGATGATATACTTAATGATGAACAAAGTTTAAGTAAAACTGGTGGAAAGAGACCAAGTGATTTCAAAAAGAATGGTTTGCAATC aatggTTGATTCTTTTGGTTCACCTTATACTCAAAGACTGCTGTCTTTGACTGAAAGAGTTCTAAAGACCTCAAATCCCAATGGAGGGAATGGaggcaaaaataataaaatcaaac ACTTTGTGAAACTGAAACAATTTGGCTCAAAAGTTGGGGCCTGTTTAGATAAGAGATTATTGAATGAATTAGTTAAGCAAGGGATTTTAACTAATGATGATATTAACAGA AATGTACCTGAAGACGAAATACtaacagaaattaaaaaatgtcaacaaGAACTAGTAACTGTGAATGAATACAACCTGGAAGAATTAATGAAACTGAGAACAGATGTCATGAATGATATACACTGCAACCAATTAAAGGATGATTTGGACAAAGTTGACAAAGAG ATGCTGgatttgtataataatataatagtAGCGAGAATGCAAGACGAAGGCAAAGATTATGGGAAAGGCATCCCGGACAAAACCATTAAAGAGTTTGAATCAAAAGCAAACGCCCTACTTAGGCAACAACATGTTCTAAACAGGGAAATTAATAGCATGACGGATATGTCAATGCTTTACTGA
- the Ada3 gene encoding transcriptional adapter 3 isoform X1, which produces MISSKRSSFSSSKSSKHNGKLKEILSSSSSHSKSGEPKIADIKDFTHLPYIKQVDNATLLPKYTSVLLRSAEEGVAMDDLDQLQQELERLLSTNALRIKFFVGEYSHGDQKDSHDKKGHDKVSLKRKRPDDKSMKFKDSKSGLRLVKRDAFKSFSEKSYKEIPKITLPRNDNSDKFWASIEPYCAPVNKDDVAFLDTLIQEFSKEIEINIPELGQHYSSSWSDDILNDEQSLSKTGGKRPSDFKKNGLQSMVDSFGSPYTQRLLSLTERVLKTSNPNGGNGGKNNKIKPDFVKLKQFGSKVGACLDKRLLNELVKQGILTNDDINRNVPEDEILTEIKKCQQELVTVNEYNLEELMKLRTDVMNDIHCNQLKDDLDKVDKEMLDLYNNIIVARMQDEGKDYGKGIPDKTIKEFESKANALLRQQHVLNREINSMTDMSMLY; this is translated from the exons ATGATTAGCTCGAAACGTTCATCGTTTTCTTCTTCTAAAAGTAGTAAACACAATGGAAagttgaaagaaattttatccTCATCTTCATCACATTCAAAGTCTGGGGAACCTAAAATTGCAGATATCAAGGATTTCACCCACTTGCCATATATTAAACAAGTGGACAATGCCACCTTATTGCCCAAATATACCTCAG tactCTTGCGTAGTGCTGAGGAAGGAGTTGCAATGGATGATCTAGATCAACTGCAGCAAGAACTTGAAAGGTTATTGTCAACAAATGCTCTTaggataaaattttttgtgggGGAATATTCACATGGGGACCAAAAAGACTCACATGACAAAAAAGGACATGATAAG GTATCATTAAAGAGGAAAAGACCTGATGACAAGTCcatgaaattcaaagattcCAAAAGTGGCTTGCGACTAGTGAAACGCGATGCATTTAAGTCTTTTAGTGAAAAGTCCTATAAAGAAATACCTAAGATTACTCTCCCTAGAAATGACAACTCTGATAAATTTTGGGCTTCAATTGAACCATATTGTGCACCAGTTAACAAAGATGATGTTGCA TTTTTGGATACACTTATACAAGAATTTTCCAAGGAGATTGAGATAAATATACCAGAGCTAGGACAACACTACTCCAGTTCATGGTCTGATGATATACTTAATGATGAACAAAGTTTAAGTAAAACTGGTGGAAAGAGACCAAGTGATTTCAAAAAGAATGGTTTGCAATC aatggTTGATTCTTTTGGTTCACCTTATACTCAAAGACTGCTGTCTTTGACTGAAAGAGTTCTAAAGACCTCAAATCCCAATGGAGGGAATGGaggcaaaaataataaaatcaaac CAGACTTTGTGAAACTGAAACAATTTGGCTCAAAAGTTGGGGCCTGTTTAGATAAGAGATTATTGAATGAATTAGTTAAGCAAGGGATTTTAACTAATGATGATATTAACAGA AATGTACCTGAAGACGAAATACtaacagaaattaaaaaatgtcaacaaGAACTAGTAACTGTGAATGAATACAACCTGGAAGAATTAATGAAACTGAGAACAGATGTCATGAATGATATACACTGCAACCAATTAAAGGATGATTTGGACAAAGTTGACAAAGAG ATGCTGgatttgtataataatataatagtAGCGAGAATGCAAGACGAAGGCAAAGATTATGGGAAAGGCATCCCGGACAAAACCATTAAAGAGTTTGAATCAAAAGCAAACGCCCTACTTAGGCAACAACATGTTCTAAACAGGGAAATTAATAGCATGACGGATATGTCAATGCTTTACTGA